The following are encoded in a window of Sorex araneus isolate mSorAra2 chromosome 11, mSorAra2.pri, whole genome shotgun sequence genomic DNA:
- the LOC101554986 gene encoding olfactory receptor 13A1-like, which yields MDSNETLVMEFVLQGFSEHPELRLPLLACFLSLYTLALVGNSVIIALISCSPSLRSPMYFFLFNLATMDIVCTTSVLPKAVMGLVLGENTISFSGCMAQLFFLLWSLSSELLLLTVMAYDRYVAICHPLHYSTIMSPRLCGALATGVWLICAINASVHTGLMVRLTFCGPNLITHFFCEIPPLLLLSCSPTLVNSIMTVLADAFYGVINFLLTLMSYGFIIASILRIRSAEGKKRAFSTCSSHLIVVSVYYSAVFCSYISPASSYGPERNKASGALYTALSPTLNPIIYSLRNTEVKNALGRLIPRLKR from the coding sequence ATGGACTCCAACGAGACACTGGTCATGGAGTTTGTGCTGCAGGGCTTCTCAGAGCACCCAGAGCTGCGCCTTCCACTTCTGGCCTGCTTCCTTTCTCTCTACACCCTCGCGCTGGTGGGCAATTCTGTCATCATTGCATTGATCAGCTGCAGTCCCAGCCTCCGCAGCCCCATGTACTTTTTTCTCTTCAATCTAGCCACCATGGACATTGTCTGCACCACATCTGTGCTGCCCAAGGCTGTTATGGGTCTGGTTTTGGGAGAAAACACTATCTCCTTCTCAGGATGCATGGCCcaactcttctttctcctctggtCCCTGTCTTCTGAGCTCCTGTTACTCACAGTGATGGCTTACGatcgctacgtggccatctgccaccctctGCATTATAGCACCATAATGAGCCCACGGCTGTGTGGGGCACTGGCCACAGGTGTGTGGCTCATCTGCGCCATCAATGCTTCGGTGCACACTGGGTTGATGGTGCGACTGACCTTCTGTGGCCCCAACCTCATCACACACTTCTTCTGCGAGATCCCTCCTCTCCTGTTGCTCTCCTGCAGCCCCACCCTGGTGAACAGCATCATGACGGTCCTGGCTGACGCCTTCTATGGGGTAATAAACTTCCTGCTTACCTTGATGTCCTACGGGTTCATCATTGCCAGCATCCTGCGCATTCGCTCAGCTGAGGGCAAGAAGCGAGCTTTCTCCACCTGCTCATCCCACTTGATAGTGGTCTCCGTGTACTACTCAGCTGTATTTTGCTCCTACATCAGCCCTGCCTCCAGCTATGGCCCTGAGAGAAACAAAGCATCCGGAGCACTGTATACAGCGCTGAGCCCCACCCTGAACCCCATCATCTACTCTCTGAGGAACACTGAGGTCAAGAATGCCCTGGGGAGACTCATTCCCCGTCTGAAGCGTTGA
- the LOC129399337 gene encoding olfactory receptor 13A1-like, giving the protein MRQEQGPPSRAMDSNETLVMEFVLQGFSEHPELRLPLLACFLSIYFVALVGNTVIITLISCSPSLRSPMYFFLFNLATMDIVCTTSVLPKAVMGLALGENTISFPGCMAQLFFIIWSVSSELLLLTVMAYDRYVAICHPLHYSTIMSPRLCGALATGVWFICAINASVHTGLMVRLTFCGPNLITHFFCEIPPLLLLSCSPTLVNSIMTVLADAFYGVINFLLTLISYGFIIASILRIRSAEGKKRAFSTCSSHLIVVSVYYSAVFCAYISPASSYGPERSKASGALYTALSPTVNPIIYSLRNTEVKNALGRLIPRLKR; this is encoded by the coding sequence ATGAGGCAGGAGCAGGGGCCTCCCAGCAGGGCCATGGACTCCAACGAGACCCTGGTCATGGAGTTTGTGCTGCAGGGCTTCTCAGAGCACCCAGAGCTGCGCCTTCCACTTCTGGCCTGCTTCCTCTCGATCTACTTCGTGGCGCTGGTGGGCAATACTGTCATCATTACATTAATCAGCTGTAGTCCCAGCCTCCGCAGCCCCATGTACTTTTTTCTCTTCAATCTAGCCACCATGGACATTGTCTGCACCACATCTGTGCTGCCCAAGGCTGTTATGGGTCTGGCCTTGGGAGAAAACACTATCTCCTTCCCAGGATGCATGGCCCAACTCTTCTTTATCATCTGGTCCGTGTCTTCTGAGCTCCTGTTACTCACAGTGATGGCTTACGatcgctacgtggccatctgccaccctctGCATTATAGCACCATAATGAGCCCACGGCTATGTGGGGCCCTGGCCACAGGTGTGTGGTTCATCTGCGCCATCAATGCTTCGGTGCACACTGGGTTGATGGTGCGACTGACCTTCTGTGGCCCCAACCTCATCACACACTTCTTCTGCGAGATCCCCCCTCTCCTGTTGCTCTCCTGCAGCCCCACCCTGGTGAACAGCATCATGACGGTCCTGGCTGATGCCTTTTATGGAGTCATAAACTTCCTGCTTACCCTGATATCCTATGGGTTCATCATTGCCAGCATCCTGCGCATTCGCTCAGCTGAGGGCAAGAAGCGAGCTTTCTCCACCTGCTCATCCCACTTGATAGTGGTCTCCGTGTACTACTCAGCTGTATTTTGCGCCTATATCAGCCCTGCCTCCAGCTATGGCCCTGAGAGAAGCAAAGCATCCGGAGCACTGTATACAGCGCTGAGTCCCACCGTGAACCCCATCATCTACTCTCTGAGGAACACTGAGGTCAAGAATGCCCTGGGGAGACTCATCCCCCGTCTGAAGCGTTGA